DNA from Nitrospira sp.:
CAGGAGTGGTTGTCCCCGCCCCACCGAGCGGAATGTTCGCTTGACCGGTCGCTTGCCCCGCCCCTGGATCAGTGATCGCTCCAGACAGGACAGCATTCGGATCGGACTTCGTAGCAGTGACGGTCACTTCTGTGACATCGGTCGCCACGTCCACCGTGTAGCTCGTCGTGCTTGATGCAAAGGTGGGAACCAAGGAGCCTGGTGTCACCGTCACGCCCGACAGATTGTTGTCGCTTGCCGGCGCCGCGCGATTCACCGTGACGGTGTAGGTCTTGGAGATTCCATTGGGGGCAATCACAACAATCTGAATTGAGGTCGGTCCAGGAGCTCCCAGGCCGATGTCACGTGCCTGGCCTGAGCTGGTTCCCTGTCCATTGATCGTCATGCTCGCATTTGTATCCGAAAGTGTGGCGGTTACTGTGACGCTGGTGACGTCACTCGCTACTCCTACCGTATAGGCCTGCGCCGAAGCAGCAAAGGCAGGTGATAAGGCGCCTGGTGTCACTGTCAAGGCCGACAAATTGTTGTCACCGGAGAGCGCCGCTCGGTTTACGGTAACAGTGTAGGTCTTGGAGTTGCCATTTGGAGGCGTCACGATGATTTCTATTGCCGTACTTGATCCGTCAGCTCCCAGCGAAATGGTGCGTGCCTGACCTGAACTTGTTCCCTGTCCATTGATCATCATGCTTGCATTTGTATCCGAAAGTGTCGCGGTTACTGTGACGCTGGTCACGTCGCTCGCCACTCCTACCGTGTAAGACAAGGTGTTCGATGAAAAAGCAGGTGACAAGGCGCCGGGTGTCACGGTTAACGCCGACAGATTGTTGTTCCCGCTGAGTGCGGCACGAGTGACGTTGATAGAGTAGGTTTTCGGGGTGCCGTTCTGCGCGGTCACCACGATATTGATAACGGTGTTCGAGCCAGGTCCGCCCAATGAAATGGTTCGAGCTTGTTCGGAGTTGGTGGGAGTTCCATTCACGGTCATGCTTGCCGTGGCATCCTGCAGCGTCGGTGTCACAGTAATCCTGGACACGCTGCTCGCCACATCTACTGTGTAGGCTTCTATGCCAGCGCTAAAGAAGGGGGCTAACGTGCCTGGTGAAATGGTCAACGCCGACAGAAAATTGTTCCCGTTAAGTGCGACACGAATGACGTTGATGGAGTAGGTTTTCGTGGTGCCGTTCTGCGCGGCTACCACTATAGCAATAAAGGTGGTTGAACCAGGGGTGGGCAACGGAGTGCTTCGGGTCTCCCCGGAATTGATGTTGGTGGGTGGTCCGTTGTTGACGCTTATGCTCATCCTCGCGGTGAGATCTTGCAACGTTGGCGTTACCGTCATGCTGGTCGGGTTGCCCGGTAAAATGCTCGGCAAATTCACTGTATAGCCTTCTATGCCGGGGCTGAAATCCGGGACCAACGTGCCTGGTGAAATCGCCAGGCTCTGCAAGAAGTTATTGCCTGATCCTCCGCGATTTACTGTTACGCGGTAGGTTTTCTGATTGCCGTTCTGAGCGGTCACCGCTATATCGATAAGGGTGCTTGAACCCGTTCCCCCCAACGGTATGGTTCGTGTCTCCCCGGAGTTGATGTTGGTGGGTGGTCCGTTGTTGACACTTATGCTCATCGTCGCAGCGAGATTCTGGAGTGTGAGGGTTATATCGACACTTCCGATATTGTTAGCGACATCGACGCTGTAGTTCAGTCTGTTCGCGTTGAATGCGGGAGCCAGGGTGCCGGGCGACACGGCCAAGCTCGCCAACGAATTGTTCCCGGATAAACTCGCTCTCTTGAGAAGCACGATATAGGTACGGGAATTGTTGCTTGATTCCGACACGACGATACTTACGGAAGTGGTCGACCCTTCCGGACCAAGGGCAATGGTGCTGCTCGTCGTGGCCTGGCCATTGATCGTGACGGTATCACCCGCCACGGCAGGTTGCGCCGTGATCCTCACACTTGTGACCTCGCGGGTGAGATCGACGGTGTATTGAGTTGTTCCGCCGGTAAAGGCCGGTTGGAGTGTTCCGGGGGTGACCGTCAGGCTGGCGAGTTCGGCCACTGGGTTCACGGTTGCCGAGTCCATACAGCCTGAGGCGCTGAAGCTGATCGCGATGATAAGAGCAGCGGTTAAGCGTTGTCCTGCAAAGGTCAGAGTACCCCTCATGGTCGTGTTGCTCCACTTTCTCGAAATGCGTGAAGTGATGCGTCTCTCGATCCCTGAAAAGGTCAGATGACAGATTCGGATGGTATGAGAGGGTTTGAGATTGGTCCAGACCTACTTAGGTAAGGCAAAGTACGCTGAACGTATCAGTGATTGTGCTGGTCGGGGCAAGAGGCAACAGACCGGATCACGAGCCATGAGGATGTGAATGGCACGAGGAGAATCGGGCGATCCCCCTGGCGGTATTGCTCACATCGGCATGGTCCCGGGCCTACTGGAATCCCGGGGCTACGTTGTCAATATGCACGCTCAAGGACGGGCTATGGAGAGACTCAAGGCCGGCTGCATTGGTCACCGTGCTGGTAACAGTAATATCGTATTCACCGCCAGGAAGCGGGTTCATCGGCGTGAGGGTGTTGGCTCCCTGATCGAACCCTTCTTTGACTTTAACCCCATCTATGTAAAGGCTCGGAGTTTCT
Protein-coding regions in this window:
- a CDS encoding cadherin-like beta sandwich domain-containing protein, whose product is MRGTLTFAGQRLTAALIIAISFSASGCMDSATVNPVAELASLTVTPGTLQPAFTGGTTQYTVDLTREVTSVRITAQPAVAGDTVTINGQATTSSTIALGPEGSTTSVSIVVSESSNNSRTYIVLLKRASLSGNNSLASLAVSPGTLAPAFNANRLNYSVDVANNIGSVDITLTLQNLAATMSISVNNGPPTNINSGETRTIPLGGTGSSTLIDIAVTAQNGNQKTYRVTVNRGGSGNNFLQSLAISPGTLVPDFSPGIEGYTVNLPSILPGNPTSMTVTPTLQDLTARMSISVNNGPPTNINSGETRSTPLPTPGSTTFIAIVVAAQNGTTKTYSINVIRVALNGNNFLSALTISPGTLAPFFSAGIEAYTVDVASSVSRITVTPTLQDATASMTVNGTPTNSEQARTISLGGPGSNTVINIVVTAQNGTPKTYSINVTRAALSGNNNLSALTVTPGALSPAFSSNTLSYTVGVASDVTSVTVTATLSDTNASMMINGQGTSSGQARTISLGADGSSTAIEIIVTPPNGNSKTYTVTVNRAALSGDNNLSALTVTPGALSPAFAASAQAYTVGVASDVTSVTVTATLSDTNASMTINGQGTSSGQARDIGLGAPGPTSIQIVVIAPNGISKTYTVTVNRAAPASDNNLSGVTVTPGSLVPTFASSTTSYTVDVATDVTEVTVTATKSDPNAVLSGAITDPGAGQATGQANIPLGGAGTTTPVTITVTAPNGNSKAYTITVNRAP